A single genomic interval of Microbacterium sp. LWO14-1.2 harbors:
- a CDS encoding LacI family DNA-binding transcriptional regulator, with the protein MPASVKDVAALAGVSSSTVSNYLNHPHVLGAQSAERVRAAIEQLGYVPNESARQLRAGASRTLALILLDAWIPYFQELSRGVEDVAREGGWSLFFSNSSRDGELERRNIEMFEAHRVQGIVIYPLGDVVPRLEQLAERGIRSVVVGPIRESATVGSVLFDDRGGGRLAGEHLLSIGRRRLLFVGAPTVSQSNDRLRGLRDAVEGSDASVEVVDVVHLATEDGLEVGARLAALPAIERPDAVFAANDMVAIGVMTQLLRHGIRVPDDIALVGFDDVIQAHQTVVPLTSVRQPGYEIGRAAGAALLQQLADPTADLPEPTPFAAELVVRESTA; encoded by the coding sequence ATGCCCGCCAGCGTCAAAGACGTCGCAGCCCTCGCCGGCGTCTCCTCGTCGACGGTCTCGAACTACCTGAACCACCCGCACGTGCTGGGGGCGCAGAGCGCGGAGAGGGTGCGCGCCGCGATCGAGCAGCTCGGGTACGTGCCCAACGAGTCGGCCCGCCAGTTGCGCGCCGGGGCGAGCCGCACCCTGGCGCTGATCCTGCTCGACGCGTGGATCCCGTACTTCCAGGAGCTCTCGCGCGGCGTCGAGGATGTCGCGAGAGAGGGCGGCTGGTCGCTGTTCTTCAGCAACAGCAGCCGCGACGGCGAGCTCGAACGCCGCAACATCGAGATGTTCGAGGCGCACCGCGTGCAGGGCATCGTGATCTACCCGCTCGGCGACGTCGTGCCCCGCTTGGAGCAGCTCGCGGAGCGCGGCATCCGCTCGGTCGTCGTCGGACCGATCCGCGAGTCGGCGACCGTGGGATCCGTGCTCTTCGACGACCGGGGCGGAGGCCGCCTCGCGGGCGAGCATCTGCTGAGCATCGGGCGACGACGCCTGCTGTTCGTCGGCGCGCCGACCGTGAGCCAGTCGAACGATCGGCTGCGGGGACTCCGCGACGCGGTCGAGGGCAGCGACGCCTCGGTCGAGGTCGTCGACGTGGTGCACCTCGCCACCGAGGACGGCCTGGAGGTCGGCGCGCGCCTCGCCGCCCTGCCGGCGATCGAACGACCGGATGCCGTGTTCGCCGCCAACGACATGGTCGCGATCGGCGTGATGACGCAGCTGCTGCGCCACGGCATCCGCGTGCCGGACGACATCGCGCTCGTCGGCTTCGACGACGTCATCCAGGCCCACCAGACCGTCGTGCCGCTCACCAGCGTGCGGCAGCCGGGGTACGAGATCGGCCGCGCCGCGGGGGCCGCGCTGCTGCAGCAGCTCGCCGACCCCACCGCTGACCTGCCCGAGCCGACACCGTTCGCCGCGGAGCTCGTCGTGCGGGAGTCGACCGCCTGA
- a CDS encoding sugar phosphate isomerase/epimerase family protein, with the protein MNIGCHGLVWTGRFDAEGIRLSVEKTKQAGFDLIEFPLMDPFAFDVDAAKSALAEHELAVSASLGLSEATDITSADPAVVKAGEELLLRAVDVVADLGGENFCGVVYSAMKKYMEPVTAEGLESSRRTIARVADHAAERGIAVSLEVVNRYETNVLNTARQALGYLAEVDRPNLGIHLDTYHMNIEESDMFAPVLDAAPALRYVHIGESHRGYLGTGTVDFDTFFKALGRIGYDGPIVFESFSSAVVAPDLSRMLGIWRNLWTDNDELGAHANAFIRDKLVAVDSIRLH; encoded by the coding sequence ATGAACATCGGATGCCATGGGCTGGTCTGGACGGGACGCTTCGACGCCGAGGGCATCCGCCTGTCGGTCGAGAAGACGAAGCAGGCCGGTTTCGACCTCATCGAGTTCCCCCTCATGGACCCGTTCGCCTTCGACGTCGACGCCGCGAAGAGCGCTCTCGCTGAGCACGAGCTCGCGGTCAGCGCCTCACTGGGGCTGTCGGAGGCGACCGACATCACCAGCGCCGATCCCGCCGTCGTGAAGGCGGGGGAGGAGCTGCTGCTCCGTGCGGTCGACGTGGTCGCCGACCTCGGCGGCGAGAACTTCTGCGGCGTCGTCTACAGCGCCATGAAGAAGTACATGGAGCCCGTCACCGCAGAGGGGCTCGAGAGCAGCCGACGCACGATCGCCCGCGTCGCGGACCACGCGGCGGAGCGCGGCATCGCGGTGTCGCTCGAGGTCGTGAACCGCTATGAGACGAACGTGCTGAACACGGCCCGACAGGCGCTCGGCTACCTCGCCGAGGTCGACCGGCCGAACCTCGGCATCCACCTCGACACGTACCACATGAACATCGAGGAGTCGGATATGTTCGCGCCGGTGCTGGACGCCGCTCCCGCTCTGCGGTACGTGCACATCGGCGAGAGCCACCGCGGCTACCTCGGGACCGGCACGGTCGACTTCGACACCTTCTTCAAGGCGCTCGGACGGATCGGCTACGACGGGCCGATCGTGTTCGAGTCGTTCTCGTCGGCGGTCGTCGCCCCCGACCTGAGCCGGATGCTGGGGATCTGGCGCAACCTCTGGACCGACAACGACGAGCTCGGGGCGCACGCGAACGCGTTCATCCGCGACAAGCTCGTCGCCGTCGACTCGATCCGTCTGCACTGA
- a CDS encoding sugar ABC transporter ATP-binding protein, with product MGEPILRVEGISKGFPGVQALKDVHLEVRQGEVLVLVGENGAGKSTLMKILSGIYTKDEGTITFEGQEVELTSPLQAQQLGVTIIHQELNLMPDLTVAQNIFVGREPKIGPFLSERRLNSQTAELLKRLDIRLDPRQKVGELTVAEQQMVEIAKALSFNAKVLIMDEPTSALTDSEVETLFVLIEQLKAAGTGIVYISHRMDELRRLADRVTVLRDGAYIGSLEKSEVSIPQIIEMMVGRAIDEGTRPQAREHAGDPVVLDVQGLSTKSLLKDISFQLHRGEILGFAGLMGAGRTETARAVIGADHRDGGTITIGGRTARISQPSDAVRHGVGYLSEDRKLLGLMLEQDVTFNTVLASLGSYANAIGWMGDGKAKNRTKDYVQQLRVKTPSVNQVVKLLSGGNQQKVVIARWLMRDCDILIFDEPTRGIDVGAKEEIYRLMQQLADAGKSIIVISSELPEILRVANRIAVFANGRITGTLRNEDASQEKIMQLAAHGEED from the coding sequence ATGGGTGAGCCCATCCTCAGAGTCGAGGGGATCAGCAAGGGATTCCCCGGCGTGCAGGCGCTCAAGGACGTACACCTCGAGGTGCGCCAGGGCGAGGTCCTCGTCCTCGTCGGCGAGAACGGCGCCGGCAAGTCGACGCTCATGAAGATCCTCTCCGGGATCTACACCAAGGACGAGGGCACGATCACGTTCGAGGGGCAGGAGGTCGAGCTGACCAGCCCGTTGCAGGCCCAGCAGCTCGGCGTCACGATCATCCATCAGGAGCTCAACCTGATGCCCGATCTGACCGTCGCGCAGAACATCTTCGTGGGCAGGGAGCCGAAGATCGGCCCGTTCCTCTCGGAGCGTCGACTCAACTCGCAGACCGCCGAACTGCTGAAGCGCCTCGACATCCGCCTCGACCCGCGGCAGAAGGTCGGCGAGCTCACGGTGGCCGAGCAGCAGATGGTCGAGATCGCCAAGGCGCTCTCGTTCAACGCCAAGGTGCTCATCATGGACGAGCCGACCTCGGCCCTCACCGACTCCGAGGTCGAGACGCTGTTCGTGCTCATCGAGCAGCTCAAGGCCGCCGGCACCGGCATCGTCTACATCTCGCACCGCATGGACGAGCTGCGCCGCCTCGCCGACCGGGTCACCGTGCTCCGCGACGGCGCATACATCGGATCACTGGAGAAATCCGAGGTGAGCATCCCGCAGATCATCGAGATGATGGTCGGCCGCGCGATCGACGAGGGAACCCGCCCCCAGGCCCGCGAGCACGCGGGCGACCCCGTGGTGCTCGACGTGCAGGGCCTCTCCACCAAGAGCCTGCTCAAGGACATCTCGTTCCAGCTGCACCGGGGCGAGATCCTCGGCTTCGCCGGACTCATGGGCGCAGGACGCACCGAGACCGCACGGGCGGTCATCGGCGCCGACCACCGCGACGGCGGAACCATCACGATCGGCGGACGCACAGCGCGCATCTCGCAGCCGTCGGATGCCGTGCGGCACGGCGTCGGCTACCTCTCCGAGGACCGCAAGCTGCTCGGCCTCATGCTCGAGCAGGACGTGACGTTCAACACGGTGCTCGCCTCGCTCGGCTCGTACGCCAACGCGATCGGCTGGATGGGCGACGGCAAGGCCAAGAACCGCACCAAGGACTACGTCCAGCAGCTGCGGGTGAAGACGCCGTCCGTCAACCAGGTCGTCAAACTCCTCTCCGGAGGCAACCAGCAGAAGGTCGTCATCGCCCGGTGGTTGATGCGCGACTGCGACATCCTCATCTTCGACGAGCCGACCCGAGGCATCGACGTCGGCGCGAAGGAAGAGATCTACCGCCTCATGCAGCAGCTCGCTGACGCGGGCAAGTCCATCATCGTCATCTCGTCGGAGCTGCCGGAGATCCTCCGCGTCGCGAACCGCATCGCGGTCTTCGCGAACGGTCGCATCACCGGGACCCTCCGCAACGAAGACGCCAGCCAGGAGAAGATCATGCAACTCGCAGCCCACGGAGAGGAAGACTGA
- a CDS encoding ABC transporter permease — protein MSAPQNGSSTTTIIQTALDENTDKRDVVGFLKRQVQQSLAFGTLIVLVIFFSIASPNFFTFSNIATVLLSTAVIGILALGTTFVIITGGIDLSIGTGMALCAVMTGVIVTNMGLPVWIGVIGGVLTGVLMGLVNGVNITFLRLPPFIATLAMMMIAGGLALVISNVAPIYFSTSAPDFKKIALGVIIPGIPNAVLITAALAIVAWLVLSKTLLGRYTFAIGSNEEATRLSGVNTRRWTIFIYMFAGAFTGIAGIVIASRLDSAQPQIGTGYELQAIAAVIIGGTSLLGGRGSILGTVIGALIMSVLVNGLRIMSIQTEWQNIVVGIVVLLAVFLDSLRNRQHT, from the coding sequence ATGAGCGCTCCGCAGAACGGATCGTCCACGACGACGATCATCCAGACGGCACTCGACGAGAACACCGACAAGCGCGACGTCGTCGGGTTCCTCAAGCGCCAGGTCCAGCAGTCGCTCGCGTTCGGCACGCTCATCGTGCTCGTGATCTTCTTCTCGATCGCCAGCCCGAACTTCTTCACGTTCAGCAACATCGCGACCGTGCTGCTGTCGACGGCCGTCATCGGCATCCTCGCCCTCGGCACCACGTTCGTCATCATCACCGGCGGCATCGACCTGTCGATCGGAACCGGCATGGCGCTGTGCGCCGTGATGACCGGCGTGATCGTCACCAACATGGGACTCCCCGTGTGGATCGGCGTCATCGGCGGCGTGCTCACCGGTGTGCTCATGGGCCTCGTGAACGGCGTCAACATCACGTTCCTGCGGCTGCCCCCGTTCATCGCCACCCTGGCGATGATGATGATCGCCGGCGGTCTCGCACTCGTCATCTCGAACGTCGCACCGATCTACTTCTCGACCTCGGCTCCCGACTTCAAGAAGATCGCGCTCGGCGTGATCATCCCCGGCATCCCGAACGCCGTGCTCATCACCGCCGCCCTCGCGATCGTCGCGTGGCTCGTGCTGTCGAAGACGCTGCTCGGCCGCTACACCTTCGCGATCGGCTCGAACGAGGAGGCCACCCGCCTCTCGGGTGTGAACACGCGTCGCTGGACGATCTTCATCTACATGTTCGCCGGCGCCTTCACAGGCATCGCGGGCATCGTCATCGCCTCGCGCCTCGACTCGGCCCAGCCGCAGATCGGCACCGGCTACGAGCTGCAGGCCATCGCAGCCGTCATCATCGGCGGAACCTCGCTGCTCGGCGGTCGCGGATCGATCCTCGGCACCGTGATCGGCGCGCTCATCATGAGCGTGCTCGTCAACGGACTGCGCATCATGTCGATCCAGACCGAATGGCAGAACATCGTCGTCGGCATCGTCGTGCTGCTCGCCGTGTTCCTCGACTCGCTGCGCAACCGCCAGCACACCTGA
- a CDS encoding ABC transporter substrate-binding protein, producing MKFGKKTAFAALVAASALVFAGCAGGGGDVIEEGGSGGGSGDGEMYIAMVSKGFQHQFWQAVKKGAEQKAEELGVRITFEGPAAETEIAQQLEMLTAAIDKNPDAIAYAALDPEACVAPLEQAKSKDIPVVYFDAPCDGDVGLSLSATDSKVAGALAAEHMADLIGGSGEVAIVGHSQINSTGVERRDGFVEKIESDYPDIEIVDIQYGDGDHLKSADIAKTLIAAHPDLKGIYGTNEGSAIGVVNAVNELGLEKGKITIVGFDSGAAQINAIKDGTMAGAITQDPIGIGEQVVQAAYDAANGKSVEKFYDTGSYWYDKTNLDDEKIASVLYE from the coding sequence ATGAAATTCGGCAAGAAGACCGCATTCGCGGCACTCGTGGCCGCATCCGCCCTCGTGTTCGCCGGCTGTGCCGGCGGTGGCGGTGACGTCATCGAAGAAGGCGGCAGCGGCGGAGGCAGCGGCGACGGCGAGATGTACATCGCCATGGTCTCGAAGGGCTTCCAGCACCAGTTCTGGCAGGCCGTCAAGAAGGGCGCGGAGCAGAAGGCCGAAGAACTCGGCGTCCGCATCACCTTCGAGGGCCCCGCAGCCGAGACCGAGATCGCGCAGCAGCTCGAGATGCTGACCGCCGCGATCGACAAGAACCCGGATGCCATCGCCTACGCCGCCCTCGACCCCGAGGCGTGCGTCGCCCCGCTCGAGCAGGCCAAGTCGAAGGACATCCCCGTCGTCTACTTCGACGCCCCCTGCGACGGCGACGTGGGCCTGAGCCTCTCGGCCACCGACAGCAAGGTCGCCGGCGCGCTGGCCGCCGAGCACATGGCCGACCTGATCGGCGGATCGGGCGAGGTGGCCATCGTCGGCCACTCGCAGATCAACTCGACCGGTGTCGAGCGTCGTGACGGCTTCGTCGAGAAGATCGAGTCGGACTACCCCGACATCGAGATCGTCGACATCCAGTACGGCGACGGCGACCACCTGAAGTCGGCCGACATCGCGAAGACCCTCATCGCGGCGCACCCCGACCTCAAGGGCATCTACGGCACCAACGAGGGCTCCGCGATCGGCGTCGTGAACGCCGTGAACGAGCTCGGCCTCGAGAAGGGCAAGATCACGATCGTCGGCTTCGACTCCGGCGCCGCGCAGATCAACGCCATCAAGGACGGCACGATGGCCGGCGCGATCACGCAGGACCCGATCGGCATCGGCGAGCAGGTCGTGCAGGCGGCCTACGACGCCGCCAACGGCAAGTCGGTCGAGAAGTTCTACGACACGGGTTCGTACTGGTACGACAAGACGAACCTCGACGACGAGAAGATCGCCTCCGTCCTGTACGAGTGA
- a CDS encoding putative quinol monooxygenase — MTEPTILHATFTARPGEGDRVAALLADFAEHVRAEEGNVVFDATRLVDDPDRFFVYEVYRDEAAFQAHLSSPAGIPFNAALQDLIVEPSSQLTFLRRI, encoded by the coding sequence ATGACCGAGCCGACCATCCTGCACGCGACTTTCACCGCGCGTCCCGGCGAAGGCGATCGCGTCGCCGCACTCCTCGCCGACTTCGCGGAGCACGTGCGGGCCGAGGAGGGCAACGTCGTGTTCGACGCGACCCGCCTCGTCGACGACCCCGACCGCTTCTTCGTGTACGAGGTGTACCGCGACGAGGCCGCGTTCCAGGCGCACCTCTCCTCCCCCGCCGGCATCCCGTTCAACGCGGCGCTGCAAGACCTCATCGTCGAGCCGTCGTCGCAGCTCACGTTCCTGCGCCGCATCTGA
- a CDS encoding aryldialkylphosphatase, which yields MIRTVLGDVDPTELGPTNYHEHLFQVSPLLPGDELDDEERSGAEAAMLRDSGFAAMVDATPFDLGRDPGALARISALTGLRIVATTGRHREAHYAADHPTRSTDAETLAARFIREIGDGMPLADGDPDGERASGPDGSPVRAGLLKGGIDYWRISGFEHTTLLALAAAHRATGAAIMVHLEFCTAAHEVIDLLAAEGVSADRIVLAHADRDPDPGLHASLAERGAYLGYDGFARPRTRSDAELLALTEAVVAAGAVDRVVLGGDVARRTRYIAYGGMPGLAYLGERYLPRVRAAVGDDAVERMLRANPARLLALPSPAGR from the coding sequence ATGATCCGCACCGTCCTCGGCGACGTCGATCCGACCGAGCTCGGGCCGACGAACTATCACGAGCACCTGTTCCAGGTCTCGCCGCTGCTGCCGGGCGACGAGCTCGACGACGAGGAGCGCTCGGGCGCCGAGGCGGCGATGCTGCGCGACAGCGGCTTCGCGGCGATGGTCGACGCCACGCCGTTCGACCTCGGTCGCGACCCCGGCGCGCTCGCACGGATCAGCGCCTTGACCGGACTGCGCATCGTCGCCACGACCGGACGCCACCGCGAGGCCCACTACGCCGCCGACCACCCGACGCGATCGACGGATGCCGAGACGCTCGCCGCGCGGTTCATCCGCGAGATCGGCGACGGGATGCCGCTGGCCGACGGCGACCCCGATGGGGAGCGCGCGAGCGGCCCCGACGGCTCCCCCGTGCGCGCCGGACTGCTCAAGGGCGGCATCGACTACTGGCGCATCAGCGGGTTCGAGCACACGACGCTGCTCGCCCTCGCCGCAGCGCATCGCGCCACGGGCGCCGCGATCATGGTGCACCTGGAGTTCTGCACCGCCGCGCACGAGGTCATCGACCTGCTCGCCGCCGAGGGGGTCTCGGCCGACCGCATCGTGCTGGCGCACGCCGACCGAGACCCCGATCCCGGCCTGCACGCCTCCCTCGCGGAGCGCGGCGCCTACCTCGGGTACGACGGGTTCGCGCGGCCGCGCACACGATCGGATGCCGAGCTGCTCGCCCTGACCGAGGCTGTCGTCGCGGCGGGCGCGGTCGATCGCGTCGTGCTGGGCGGCGACGTCGCCCGCCGCACCCGGTACATCGCGTACGGCGGCATGCCCGGCCTCGCCTACCTCGGGGAGCGGTATCTGCCGAGGGTGCGCGCGGCCGTCGGCGACGACGCCGTCGAGCGGATGCTGCGCGCGAACCCCGCCCGACTCCTCGCCCTCCCGTCCCCCGCGGGTCGTTGA
- a CDS encoding shikimate dehydrogenase: protein MTITENATTTGGYMGFVGVSTGSSSIMQVFPRWAEVLGLPTTELVGHDLPMDAGPAQYRAMVEQIRDDAHHRGALVTTHKMNVFAAASDLFDELDPFAVSCAEISSISKRGDRLIGRAKDPITVDLALNDFLPADHFARTGAEVVILGAGGSGTALSWALAERADAPAKVTVTARDDDKLTHLRDVHRQHGTRDGFIEYVRTDTVEQAAALVAAAPAGSLIVNATGLGKDRPGSPLPDDVVFPEDAWVWEFNYRGSLEFLHQARAQEAARGLHVIDGWRYFIHGWSQVVADVFELDLTPEIVERLAEAAESARR from the coding sequence ATGACCATCACCGAGAACGCCACCACGACCGGCGGCTACATGGGCTTCGTCGGCGTGAGCACCGGCTCGTCGTCGATCATGCAGGTGTTCCCCCGATGGGCTGAGGTGCTGGGGCTGCCCACCACCGAACTCGTCGGACACGACCTCCCGATGGACGCCGGGCCCGCCCAGTACCGGGCCATGGTCGAGCAGATCCGCGACGACGCCCACCACCGCGGGGCCCTCGTGACGACCCACAAGATGAACGTGTTCGCCGCGGCATCCGACCTGTTCGACGAGCTCGACCCGTTCGCGGTGTCGTGCGCCGAGATCTCGAGCATCTCGAAGCGCGGCGACCGTCTGATCGGCCGCGCGAAGGACCCGATCACGGTCGACCTGGCGCTGAACGACTTCCTGCCCGCCGACCACTTCGCTCGCACGGGGGCCGAGGTCGTCATCCTCGGCGCCGGCGGATCGGGCACCGCGCTCAGCTGGGCGCTCGCCGAGCGGGCCGACGCTCCGGCGAAGGTCACCGTGACCGCGCGCGACGACGACAAGCTCACGCATCTGCGCGATGTGCACCGACAGCACGGCACGCGCGACGGGTTCATCGAGTACGTGCGCACCGACACGGTCGAGCAGGCGGCTGCCCTCGTCGCCGCCGCCCCGGCCGGATCGCTCATCGTGAACGCGACGGGTCTCGGCAAGGACCGCCCCGGTTCACCCCTGCCCGACGACGTCGTCTTCCCCGAGGACGCCTGGGTCTGGGAGTTCAACTACCGCGGGTCGCTGGAGTTCCTGCATCAGGCCCGGGCTCAGGAGGCCGCGCGCGGACTGCACGTGATCGACGGGTGGCGCTACTTCATCCACGGATGGTCGCAGGTGGTCGCCGACGTCTTCGAGCTCGACCTCACCCCCGAGATCGTCGAGCGTCTCGCCGAGGCGGCGGAGTCGGCACGGCGATGA
- a CDS encoding phosphoglycerate dehydrogenase, with protein sequence MGVILATSRSFSDGDLDLVARARDAGHQIVRGPAHHGLTELGPLLAAADGWIAGTGPVTDAHLDAAPNLKVIARYGVGTEAVDVAAAERRGIPVTNTPGANADAVADHAVGLMLAALRCISDGDRRVRRGDWSVRRGRELGAATVGIVGFGRIGQGVARRLTGFGCAVLAADPFLAPERIVALGTVPIGLDDLFRTADVITLHAPGGQTLVDAARLDGIRPGTVLVNTARPDLIDEDAVAAALRDGRLGAYAADTLSGDTAASDSPLLAADLAERVTVTPHLGAQTTQAVDNMGSMSLDDVLAVLAGSTPAHLVSSRP encoded by the coding sequence ATGGGCGTGATCCTCGCCACCAGCAGGTCGTTCTCGGACGGCGACCTCGACCTCGTCGCGCGCGCCAGGGATGCCGGGCACCAGATCGTGCGCGGACCCGCCCACCACGGACTCACCGAGCTCGGCCCGCTGCTCGCCGCAGCCGACGGCTGGATCGCCGGCACCGGCCCGGTCACCGACGCGCACCTCGACGCGGCACCGAACCTCAAGGTCATCGCGCGGTACGGCGTGGGCACCGAGGCGGTCGACGTCGCGGCGGCCGAGCGACGCGGCATCCCGGTGACGAACACCCCCGGTGCGAACGCGGATGCCGTCGCCGACCACGCCGTGGGGCTCATGCTCGCCGCGCTGCGGTGCATCTCCGACGGCGACCGACGGGTGCGCCGGGGCGACTGGAGCGTCCGCCGCGGACGCGAGCTGGGCGCCGCGACGGTCGGGATCGTCGGCTTCGGTCGCATCGGCCAGGGCGTCGCCCGCCGCCTGACCGGCTTCGGCTGCGCGGTGCTCGCCGCCGACCCGTTCCTCGCGCCCGAGCGTATCGTCGCCCTCGGCACCGTGCCGATCGGGCTCGACGACCTGTTCCGCACGGCCGATGTGATCACCCTGCACGCCCCCGGCGGGCAGACGCTCGTGGATGCGGCGCGGCTCGACGGCATCCGTCCGGGCACCGTGCTGGTGAACACCGCCCGTCCGGATCTCATCGACGAGGATGCCGTGGCCGCGGCGCTCCGCGACGGGCGCCTCGGCGCGTATGCGGCCGACACCCTGTCCGGCGACACGGCCGCGAGCGACAGCCCCCTCCTGGCCGCCGACCTGGCCGAGCGCGTCACCGTCACCCCGCACCTCGGCGCGCAGACCACGCAGGCCGTCGACAACATGGGCTCGATGTCTCTCGACGACGTCCTCGCCGTCCTCGCGGGCTCGACGCCCGCCCACCTCGTCTCCTCCCGACCCTGA
- the xylB gene encoding xylulokinase, whose amino-acid sequence MIIAHDLGTTGDKASLHHDDGRLVTAVTVPYPAHFAVGGIAEQDPADWWGAVIDATRQLIAKADVSPDAVVGLVVSGQMMGTVLLDAHGDPVRPAIIWADTRSGAQTRALEERLGAEAAYRVLGHRLNPTYSLEKIMWVRDHEPDIWARVRHFCVAKDYIVYRLTGRLATERSDASGTNAYDQLSGTWSADVLAAAGLDPALFPEILGSTSVAGALTAEAAGALGLPRTVRVVMGGGDGPLAAVGSGVVAPEDGAYVCLGTSSWISFASPAPLHDPLMRTMTFDNVVPRSFVPTATMQAGGASVQWIAEALSPDPARPETARLTADAGGDLDTEDLYFLPYLLGERSPLWDPSARGAFVGIGRHHTRAHLTRAVLEGVAFNLLTCIHAFRESGAAVDRIDAVGGGAQSDVWLGILADVWGVPVRRRTIVEEANSLGAAVTGAVGLGLADFSAARALSEVTAEFAPDAGRHAVYAQRHARFTAAYDALAPWFAVAPSAGSV is encoded by the coding sequence ATGATCATCGCTCACGACCTGGGCACCACGGGCGACAAGGCCTCGCTGCACCACGACGACGGACGCCTCGTGACGGCGGTCACCGTCCCGTACCCCGCGCACTTCGCGGTGGGCGGCATCGCCGAGCAGGACCCGGCGGACTGGTGGGGCGCGGTCATCGACGCCACACGACAGCTGATCGCGAAGGCCGACGTCTCCCCCGACGCGGTCGTCGGTCTCGTCGTGAGCGGCCAGATGATGGGCACGGTGCTGCTCGATGCGCACGGCGACCCCGTGCGTCCGGCGATCATCTGGGCAGACACCCGTTCGGGCGCGCAGACCCGCGCGCTCGAAGAGCGCCTCGGCGCCGAAGCCGCCTACCGCGTGCTCGGCCACCGCCTCAACCCGACCTACTCGCTCGAGAAGATCATGTGGGTGCGCGACCACGAGCCCGACATCTGGGCGCGGGTGCGTCACTTCTGCGTCGCGAAGGACTACATCGTCTACCGGCTCACCGGCCGCCTGGCCACCGAGCGCTCCGACGCCTCCGGCACCAACGCCTACGACCAGCTCTCCGGCACGTGGTCGGCCGACGTGCTCGCCGCGGCCGGCCTCGACCCGGCACTGTTCCCCGAGATCCTCGGATCGACGAGCGTGGCGGGTGCGCTCACCGCCGAGGCGGCCGGCGCCCTCGGACTCCCCCGCACCGTCCGCGTCGTGATGGGCGGCGGCGACGGTCCGCTCGCGGCAGTCGGCTCGGGAGTCGTCGCCCCCGAGGACGGCGCGTACGTCTGCCTCGGGACCTCGTCGTGGATCTCGTTCGCGAGCCCCGCCCCGCTGCACGATCCGCTCATGCGCACCATGACCTTCGACAACGTCGTGCCCCGATCGTTCGTGCCGACCGCGACCATGCAGGCCGGCGGGGCATCCGTGCAGTGGATCGCCGAGGCCCTCTCGCCCGACCCCGCTCGCCCCGAGACCGCCCGGCTCACCGCCGACGCCGGCGGCGACCTCGACACCGAGGACCTCTACTTCCTCCCCTACCTGCTCGGCGAGCGGTCGCCGCTCTGGGACCCGTCGGCCCGCGGCGCGTTCGTCGGCATCGGCCGCCACCACACGAGGGCGCACCTCACCCGCGCCGTGCTCGAGGGCGTCGCATTCAACCTCCTCACCTGCATCCACGCGTTCCGGGAGTCGGGCGCAGCGGTCGACCGCATCGACGCGGTCGGAGGCGGCGCGCAGAGCGACGTGTGGCTCGGCATCCTCGCCGACGTCTGGGGCGTCCCGGTCCGCCGCCGCACGATCGTCGAAGAGGCCAACAGCCTGGGCGCCGCCGTGACCGGCGCCGTCGGACTCGGCCTCGCCGACTTCTCGGCCGCCCGCGCGCTGAGCGAGGTCACGGCGGAGTTCGCTCCGGATGCCGGGCGCCACGCCGTCTACGCCCAGCGCCACGCCCGGTTCACCGCCGCGTACGACGCGCTGGCGCCGTGGTTCGCCGTCGCCCCGTCGGCCGGGAGCGTCTGA
- a CDS encoding glucose-6-phosphate isomerase family protein produces MPEFHTPPISPMAIAFDAEKLTLSPEGPTLTRRMSDLEGLFLDADAWASSSAGDNPVVYTVVSSPVPEIDRELPQSITTIMPGDTSGELWMTKGHQHPDHQGEIYLALKGRGGLLMFDGERTEWLDMLPGTIGYIPPGWAHRSVNTGDEPYAFLAVYPGGAGHDYGWVLEHGMGSRAYRATDGVDLRPYTAPAAAPAAAPETAE; encoded by the coding sequence ATGCCCGAGTTCCACACCCCTCCGATCTCGCCGATGGCGATCGCCTTCGACGCCGAGAAGCTCACGCTCTCGCCGGAGGGACCGACGCTCACGCGTCGCATGTCCGACCTCGAGGGGCTGTTCCTCGACGCGGACGCCTGGGCGTCGTCCTCGGCGGGCGACAACCCCGTCGTCTACACCGTCGTCAGCTCGCCCGTGCCCGAGATCGACCGCGAGCTCCCGCAGTCGATCACGACGATCATGCCCGGTGACACCTCCGGCGAGCTCTGGATGACGAAGGGGCACCAGCACCCCGACCACCAGGGCGAGATCTACCTCGCCCTGAAGGGACGCGGCGGACTCCTCATGTTCGACGGCGAGCGCACCGAATGGCTCGACATGCTCCCCGGCACGATCGGCTACATCCCGCCCGGCTGGGCGCACCGCTCGGTGAACACGGGCGACGAGCCCTACGCATTCCTCGCGGTCTACCCTGGCGGCGCCGGCCACGACTACGGATGGGTGCTCGAGCACGGCATGGGCTCCCGCGCCTACCGCGCGACCGACGGCGTCGACCTCAGGCCGTACACCGCGCCGGCCGCCGCGCCGGCCGCCGCCCCCGAGACCGCCGAATAG